In Candidatus Methylomirabilis sp., the genomic stretch GGGCGTAGTAGTAGGACAGGAGCATCATGCACCCACCCGCGAGAAACCCGGGGGCAAAGCCGGCCAGGAAGAGCTTGGCCACCGACTCCTCCGCCATCCAGGCGTAGATGATCATGGGGATGCTGGGCGGGATCAGGATGGCGGCGCTGGCCGCATTCGAGACCACGGCGGCGCTGAAGGCTCGCGGGTACCCCCGGCGCTCCATCGCCGGGATGACGACCTTCCCGATGGCGGCGGCGTCGGCCACCGAGGAGCCCGAGATCTCGCTCTGGATCATCGTCGCGAGGATCGTCACCATCGCGAGGCCGCCCCGGATGTGCCCCACCAGGGAGGAGGCGAGATTGACCAGCCGGAGCGAAATCCCGCTCGTCTCCATCAGGCCCCCGGCCAGGATGAAGAGCGGGATGGCGAGGAGGGGGAAACTGGAGGAACCGGCGAAGAGGTTGAGGGGGATGACAGCGAGGGGGGCCGCCCCCTTGGCCACGAGGAAGACCGCGGTGCTCAGCACGAGCGCATAGCCGATGGGGACGCCGAGCGCCGTGAGGCCGAGGATGATGACGAGGATCAGCCATTCCATGGGGAGCGGACTCCGGGGGACGCCACGGACTGGACCGCCCTGTGCCTACTCCGTCGCGTCAAGGCCTGCTGCTTCCCGTGTGAGTGTCCCACCCGTCAGGAGCGTGGCAAGATCCACGAGGCTGATCAGGAGCATCAGGCCGCCGCTGATCGGCAGGACGCTGTAGATCCAGCCCATCCGCACCCACTCGAGGGAGACCGCCGTCTCCGCCCCAATCGCCCGGGCCAGCACCCACCCGTAGTAGAGGAGAATGCCCTGGAAGCCGAGGATGCACCCCTCGGCCGCGATGGCCATGCTCCGGCGGCCCGCCGGACCCAAGCGCTCCACGAGGGTCTCGAAGGCGATGTGCCGCCGGCGGTAGGCCGCCACCACCCCACCATAGAAAGTGAGCCAGACCAGCAGGTAGGAGGCGAACTCGTCGTACCAGATGAGCGAGGCGTTCAGGACATACCGGTAGAAGACCCCGAGCGTCACCACGAGCACCATCGCAACGAGGAGCCCCATCACCCAGGTCTCCACCAGGGTCATCATTCCCCGGAGGAAGCGCCCCAGGAGAGACGGTCTCCTCGCCGTGCCCATCATCTCCTCCCAGACAACGGACCACCCCGGCCCGGGGCGGCCCGGGACCGGGGTGGCGCCGCCCGCACGCTACCGGAGAGACTGAATCAGCTTGATAAGATCGCCGCCGCCCGCTACGTCCTTCGCGAACTCGTCATAGATAGCCCCGGAGGCCTTGATGAAAGCGTCCTTGTCCACCTCGTTCATCTTCATCTGGCCGGTCGTCAGCTTGGCTGCCAGCTCCTTATCCAACCGCTCCCCCTCGCTCCGGGCGAAGTCCCCGACCTCGACGGCAATCCGCTCGAGGGTCTGCTGGACGTCCCGCGGGAGCTTCTCCCAGAAGGCCTCGCTGATGACCGGGTAGGCCGGCGTGTAGACGTGACCGGTGAGCGAGAGGTACTTCTGCACCTCATGGAACTTGGCCGAGGCGATCTGCGGGAAGGGGTTCTCCTGCCCGTCCATCACGCCGGCCTGGAGGGCCGAATAGACCTCGGCGAAGGGCATGGGGGACGGGTTGGCCCCGTAGGCGCGGAACATCTTCCCCCGCCAGACTCCGCCCGGGATCCGGAGCTTGATCCCCTTGAGGTCCTCGGGCTGCATGACGGGCCGGAGATTGTTGGTCACGTGCCGGAACCCGTTCTCCCAATAGGCGAGGAGGCGCATCCCCTTGGCCGGCACCGGCTCGAAGAGCGCCGCCTTGACCCGCGCATCCCCGGCGACCCGCTTCATGTGGGTCCGGTTCACGATGATGTACGGCATCTCGAAGACGCCGTACTTCGGCTCGACGGTGCTCATGATCGTGGAGGGGAGGAACATCTCCAGCGCCCCGACCTTGATCCCCTTCACCATGGCCTCGTCGGTCCCGAGCTGGCTGGAGTGGAAGACCTTCATCTCCACCCGCCCCTTCAGGGCCGCGTTGACCCGCTTCGCGTACTCGTTGACCACGATGTCGAACAGGGAGTTGGGGAAGCCGACGTGCCCGAACCGGATCTCGATCGGCTGCTGCGCCCAGGTCTCCCCCGGCCTGAGGAACGCCGCAACAAGCGCCGCCACCACTGCCAGGATGACGCCGATCCGTCTCATCGCGCTCTCCTCCTTTCGCGAGTCGTCCCAGGAGCCTTGGATGGGGGGCGCGCGCCGCCGCTACGCCTCGCGCGCCGCCTCGAAGGCCGCGTGCAGGGCGGCGAGGGCCGCGCGGACCGCACGGTCCGTTCCCTCCGCCCCCTTCAGGAGTTGCTCGGCCGTCTCCAGCCGGACCAGGGAGGTCAGGCCGATGACGGCCCCGACGAGGGCTGCCGTCAGCTCGGTCTTGTGCGCCGTCGCAATCCGGCTCAGGTCCCGCGTGATCACCCTTGCCTTGTCCGGCAGGGTGACCGGGCCCACGGAGTTGACGAGGACGAAGCCCCCCGGCTTCAGGCCCGTCACCACGCCCACCTGCCTGAGGAGGGTCGGGTCGGTCACCACGACCGCGTCGAGGAAGGCCTCCTGCTGGTAGGTCTCGATCGGCTCCCGGTCCACCCGGAGGAGCGCCGCCTCCGGGGTGAAGCCGCGCAGGAAGAGCCAGGGGGGACGGAACTGGACGTGGTGGCCTTCCCGCAGGGCCGCTTCGGCGAGGAGCCGGGGAGCCGCGACGAACGGGGCGACGCGGTCGTATCGGGGTTCGCGCCGGCCGTGGAACCTGAGCTCCTTCATCGCGCCTCTCTCCAGGCGGCATCCACCTGCCGCTGGAGTCCCTGGACCTCCCGGGGGCGCAGGCCCGCGAACCGCCGTTGCAGCGCGAGGTACGCCCGGATGGGGCGGCGGCGCTTCGGCCGGTAGGTCACCCGCCGCTTCCCCCCGTCCACCTCGGTGAGCATCCAGAGCCCGGTCTCGACCGCGAGCCTGGTGACGTCGATGGTGTCGGGATGGGGGTAGCCCCAGGCGATCGGGCAGGGGGTCAGCACCTGGAGGTACCGGAACCCCCTGATCCGGGCGGCCCTGCGGAGCTTCCGCCGATAATCGTCGGGGTGGGAGACGGCGGCGGTCGCGACGTAGGGCACCCCGTGGGCTGCCATGATCCGCGGGACGTCCTTTCGGAGGGTCGAGACGCCGCCCGGGGTCGTCGGCGTGCGGGCCAGGGCCGTCGAGGTCGAGGTGGCCTGGCCCTGCGTGTTCATCGCGACTTCGTTGTCGTAGCAGATGTAGAGGATGTTCTCGTTCCGGCTCGCGGCCCCCGAAAGGGCCTGGAAACCGATGTCCGCGGTCCCCGAGTCCCCGGCGAAGCAGACCACGTGGACGTCCTTGAGCCCCCGCGCGTCGTAGGCGCGCCGGAGCCCGGTCGCGGCGGCCGGGGCGCTCTCGAAGATCCAGTGGACGAAGGGAACCTGCCACGCCATGCTGGTGTACGAGAGGCTGAAGGTCGCGGCACAGCTCGCCGGGCAGAGGACGGCCATTCGCGACCCGAGGGTCTCGGCCAGGATGTCCGCGGCCGGCAGCGCGCCGCATCCCTCGCAGGCGGTCCCCACCATGACGGGCGGCAGGGTGAAGCGGCCCGACTTCGGGACGGTGGCAATCGGGGGAGGGGCCGGCATGGTGCTCTCCTTCCTCACGTCCGCGCCGCCGGATGAAACTGCGGGGACTCGTCCCGCACCCGCTCCCGGACCAGGCCGAGCCAGTGGACGGCTCCGTCGGGGCCATCGAAGGGGCTGCTCCGCCGGGCCGCCCGCTGCACGAGATCCTTGATGTGGGAAACCGTCACATCCCGCCCCGCCAGG encodes the following:
- a CDS encoding TRAP transporter small permease — protein: MGTARRPSLLGRFLRGMMTLVETWVMGLLVAMVLVVTLGVFYRYVLNASLIWYDEFASYLLVWLTFYGGVVAAYRRRHIAFETLVERLGPAGRRSMAIAAEGCILGFQGILLYYGWVLARAIGAETAVSLEWVRMGWIYSVLPISGGLMLLISLVDLATLLTGGTLTREAAGLDATE
- a CDS encoding TRAP transporter substrate-binding protein codes for the protein MRRIGVILAVVAALVAAFLRPGETWAQQPIEIRFGHVGFPNSLFDIVVNEYAKRVNAALKGRVEMKVFHSSQLGTDEAMVKGIKVGALEMFLPSTIMSTVEPKYGVFEMPYIIVNRTHMKRVAGDARVKAALFEPVPAKGMRLLAYWENGFRHVTNNLRPVMQPEDLKGIKLRIPGGVWRGKMFRAYGANPSPMPFAEVYSALQAGVMDGQENPFPQIASAKFHEVQKYLSLTGHVYTPAYPVISEAFWEKLPRDVQQTLERIAVEVGDFARSEGERLDKELAAKLTTGQMKMNEVDKDAFIKASGAIYDEFAKDVAGGGDLIKLIQSLR
- a CDS encoding 2-oxoacid:acceptor oxidoreductase family protein; this encodes MKELRFHGRREPRYDRVAPFVAAPRLLAEAALREGHHVQFRPPWLFLRGFTPEAALLRVDREPIETYQQEAFLDAVVVTDPTLLRQVGVVTGLKPGGFVLVNSVGPVTLPDKARVITRDLSRIATAHKTELTAALVGAVIGLTSLVRLETAEQLLKGAEGTDRAVRAALAALHAAFEAAREA
- a CDS encoding thiamine pyrophosphate-dependent enzyme; translation: MPAPPPIATVPKSGRFTLPPVMVGTACEGCGALPAADILAETLGSRMAVLCPASCAATFSLSYTSMAWQVPFVHWIFESAPAAATGLRRAYDARGLKDVHVVCFAGDSGTADIGFQALSGAASRNENILYICYDNEVAMNTQGQATSTSTALARTPTTPGGVSTLRKDVPRIMAAHGVPYVATAAVSHPDDYRRKLRRAARIRGFRYLQVLTPCPIAWGYPHPDTIDVTRLAVETGLWMLTEVDGGKRRVTYRPKRRRPIRAYLALQRRFAGLRPREVQGLQRQVDAAWREAR